From a region of the Bacteroidales bacterium genome:
- a CDS encoding saccharopine dehydrogenase NADP-binding domain-containing protein, which produces MQKVLILGAGMVVKPIVTYLLDKGYHVTVATRTKSKAESMIGDHKNGTALAWTVEDEKTLGELVDSHDLTVSLLPWTHHIMVAEHCIRHKKNMVTTSYVKPAMQALDEAAKEAGIIILNELGLDPGIDHMGAMRIIDHVHSKGGKIEEFYSICGALPALEAATNPFKYKFSWSPKGVVMAGNNDGNYLRHGKHVYVPTEDLFKNPLSVNFPEVGKLEIYPNRDSMPYISLYGIPETKTMMRGTFRHPGWCESIDVMKALKLITSDKYDFTGKTYADFIAMMIGAENSENIRQKTAVFLGIDEKVYALDAIEWLGLFSNEPMNRAQDTPFEITSDVMIAKMELGRDERDMVVMQHVFLASYPDGKQEVIKSSMLDFGTLATDTAVARTVALPAAIGVEMILKGEIAEKGVHIPVIPGIYNPILDRLEDMDIRMVEEYGLPLSENIS; this is translated from the coding sequence ATGCAGAAAGTTCTGATTTTAGGAGCAGGGATGGTTGTAAAACCTATAGTAACTTATTTATTGGATAAAGGCTATCATGTAACCGTGGCCACACGAACAAAATCAAAGGCTGAATCCATGATTGGCGATCACAAAAACGGAACAGCTTTGGCCTGGACTGTTGAAGACGAAAAAACACTAGGCGAACTGGTGGACTCCCACGATCTTACTGTGAGCCTTTTGCCCTGGACTCACCACATCATGGTTGCTGAGCATTGCATCAGGCATAAGAAAAACATGGTCACTACTTCGTATGTAAAGCCCGCAATGCAAGCGCTTGATGAAGCAGCGAAGGAAGCCGGAATTATTATTCTCAATGAACTGGGCCTCGATCCCGGCATTGACCACATGGGAGCCATGCGTATTATTGACCATGTTCACAGCAAAGGTGGAAAAATTGAAGAGTTTTATTCAATCTGCGGAGCCCTTCCTGCGCTGGAAGCAGCAACCAATCCGTTTAAATACAAGTTTTCCTGGAGCCCAAAGGGTGTGGTGATGGCCGGCAACAACGATGGCAATTATCTGCGTCATGGAAAACATGTGTATGTTCCTACCGAAGATTTATTCAAAAACCCGCTCTCAGTAAATTTCCCTGAAGTTGGTAAACTTGAGATTTATCCAAACCGCGATTCCATGCCATACATCAGCCTGTATGGAATTCCTGAAACCAAGACTATGATGCGCGGAACTTTCCGTCATCCGGGCTGGTGCGAAAGTATTGATGTCATGAAAGCGCTGAAACTGATCACCAGCGATAAGTACGACTTTACCGGCAAAACGTATGCAGATTTCATTGCCATGATGATAGGAGCCGAAAATTCTGAGAATATTCGCCAAAAAACAGCAGTATTCCTCGGGATTGATGAAAAAGTCTATGCCCTTGATGCAATCGAATGGCTCGGATTATTCAGCAACGAACCTATGAACCGTGCTCAGGACACTCCTTTTGAGATCACCAGTGATGTAATGATCGCCAAAATGGAACTGGGCCGCGATGAACGCGACATGGTTGTGATGCAGCATGTTTTCCTGGCTTCTTATCCCGATGGCAAGCAGGAAGTGATCAAATCGTCAATGCTGGATTTTGGAACCCTGGCCACCGATACTGCTGTTGCCCGCACTGTTGCTTTACCGGCAGCTATTGGCGTGGAAATGATTCTTAAAGGCGAGATTGCCGAAAAAGGTGTTCATATTCCGGTTATTCCTGGTATATATAATCCAATTCTCGACAGGCTCGAAGATATGGACATTCGCATGGTTGAAGAGTATGGATTGCCATTATCAGAGAATATCAGCTAA